One region of Brassica napus cultivar Da-Ae chromosome A10, Da-Ae, whole genome shotgun sequence genomic DNA includes:
- the LOC125578999 gene encoding uncharacterized protein LOC125578999, with protein sequence MAYSQTSSASIGSTPNNEGPPCHCSQPTALTMAWTEENPGRRFYKCDEHGFVVWHDKDKSCRWQKQSLLEAREKILTQAEEIKALTIALRRANAQLAALEVSRSSGSINETLKAIEDHISTHINETQKVFRNLVLYSGSGFAIATAVIIFYMKK encoded by the coding sequence ATGGCGTATAGTCAGACTTCCTCGGCGTCAATTGGTTCAACTCCAAACAATGAAGGTCCACCTTGCCACTGTTCACAACCGACTGCCTTGACAATGGCGTGGACTGAAGAGAATCCTGGAAGGCGATTTTACAAATGCGATGAACATGGTTTTGTGGTTTGGCATGACAAGGACAAATCATGTCGTTGGCAGAAGCAAAGTcttttggaggcaagggagaaaATCCTTACCCAGGCTGAAGAAATCAAGGCTTTGACGATCGCTCTACGTCGAGCTAATGCTCAGCTTGCTGCATTAGAGGTTTCTCGGTCTTCTGGGTCAATAAATGAAACTTTGAAGGCAATTGAAGATCACATTTCAACACATATCAATGAGACCCAGAAGGTGTTCCGTAACCTTGTTCTTTATTCTGGTAGTGGGTTTGCAATAGCTACTGCCGTCATCATCTTTTACATGAAAAAGTAG
- the LOC106370395 gene encoding uncharacterized protein LOC106370395, producing MATGKSYNARPSHRFLGTDQPYYAANDSGFEFDESDLYSASDSPDFRRKISKPVRSVKKASNRPSTCGASSAAAASSLPVNVPDWSKILREEHRDNRRRSIVDDDGDWLDASGGRLPPHEFLAKTRMASFSVHEGVGRTLKGRDLSRVRNAIFEKIGFQD from the coding sequence ATGGCGACGGGGAAAAGCTACAACGCACGGCCAAGCCACCGTTTCCTCGGCACCGATCAGCCGTACTACGCCGCCAACGATTCGGGATTCGAGTTCGACGAATCCGATCTCTACTCCGCTTCCGATTCCCCCGATTTCCGCCGGAAAATCTCTAAACCGGTCAGATCGGTGAAGAAAGCGTCTAACCGTCCGTCCACGTGCGGCGCTTCCTCCGCCGCAGCGGCGTCGTCTCTCCCGGTGAACGTGCCGGACTGGTCCAAGATTCTCCGGGAGGAGCATCGCGATAACCGACGGAGAAGCATCGTGGATGACGACGGAGATTGGTTGGACGCTAGCGGCGGGAGGTTGCCGCCGCATGAGTTTCTGGCGAAGACGAGGATGGCGTCGTTCTCGGTCCACGAAGGAGTTGGGAGGACATTGAAAGGAAGGGATCTGAGTAGGGTTAGAAAtgctatttttgagaaaattggGTTCCaggattaa
- the LOC106351273 gene encoding uncharacterized protein LOC106351273: MYLKSQLLSKGEMKNGDNTRKRLKITVPHFDNSELIKKFSKTLIGRCMNPPEQDMKALITNLPKIWGLENRVTGTDLGLGKFQFAFETEEELEGVLRLQPYHFDYWMLSLARWQPKKSPQFPSEITFWVRVLGVPAEFRTAPTYESVGDAIGRTVMVDVEYARVQVVVDAFKELCFETTIDFKGGEFYASEEALVSLRYEKLFGFCEFCSSLCHKTEKCPLDPKNTKTSPEKTREMKDGNGGWHEVGQHDDRARSYKGVVINGSSNQPNRERESRAYHGKGKGKVADDHKWVKTAERGYKGTSSYHGNSRGDAGGSHKRSLRREKMAVVPQEVHRRASPRHVEEQNGKEVVMEGTREEGEIKSTEEETLASASKEFQVALAETQANGLELISDPVDREEGLLQIQSLVVKDRTSDRVSEGDEEDEMEMDEFQAALLEHGLDEQTIDALPAVSEEELKEMMAGYEEDNQLQEAGEQTNGAEEKNKDTMEQAQKQGTRKRLFKSSVIVAGSTKMRNAVALVSPRKRAAARMGTRKGDTNKQLESKGSSNLSSGNLKI, encoded by the exons ATGTATTTAAAG AGTCAACTGCTTTCTAAGGGTGAGATGAAGAACGGTGACAATACCCGTAAGAGGTTGAAGATAACGGTGCCCCACTTTGATAACTCCGAGTTGATCAAAAAATTTTCCAAAACGCTGATTGGTCGGTGCATGAACCCGCCGGAGCAAGACATGAAGGCTTTGATTACGAATCTTCCGAAGATATGGGGGCTGGAGAATCGGGTTACTGGTACGGATTTGGGACTTGGAAAGTTTCAATTTGCTTTTGAAACAGAGGAGGAGTTAGAGGGGGTCTTGAGGCTTCAACCGTATCACTTCGACTATTGGATGCTTTCACTGGCTCGATGGCAACCAAAGAAATCTCCACAATTTCCCTCGGAGATAACTTTTTGGGTTCGAGTGTTAGGGGTCCCAGCGGAGTTCAGGACGGCGCCTACATATGAAAGTGTGGGGGATGCTATTGGAAGAACGGTGATGGTGGACGTGGAATATGCGAGGGTTCAAGTGGTGGTGGACGCCTTTAAGGAGCTTTGCTTCGAAACCACTATAGACTTCAAGGGGGGAGAATTCTATGCGAGTGAGGAAGCCTTGGTGTCTCTACGGTACGAAAAGCTCTTCGGCTTTTGTGAGTTTTGCTCCAGTCTGTGCCATAAGACTGAGAAGTGTCCTCTGGATCCTAAGAATACAAAGACGAGTCCGGAGAAGACTAGGGAGATGAAAGATGGAAATGGAGGATGGCACGAGGTAGGCCAACATGATGACAGAGCCCGGAGTTATAAGGGAGTGGTTATAAATGGGAGTAGCAATCAACCAAACAGGGAGAGGGAGAGTAGAGCTTATCATGGAAAGGGAAAAGGCAAAGTGGCTGATGACCACAAATGGGTGAAGACAGCAGAGAGGGGTTATAAGGGAACTTCCTCATATCATGGGAATTCTCGGGGGGACGCAGGAGGCTCGCATAAAAGATCATTACGAAGAGAGAAAATGGCGGTTGTGCCACAGGAGGTGCACCGTCGTGCATCGCCACGACATGTGGAAGAGCAAAATGGAAAGGAAGTGGTTATGGAAGGGACACGGGAGGAAGGAGAGATAAAGAGTACGGAAGAGGAGACTTTGGCTTCTGCTTCTAAGGAGTTTCAAGTTGCACTGGCTGAAACTCAGGCGAATGGTTTAGAGCTGATCTCTGATCCTGTTGATAGAGAGGAGGGTTTACTACAAATCCAAAGCCTGGTCGTGAAGGACAGAACTTCTGATAGAGTTTCTGAAGGTGACGAGGAGGACGAGATGGAAATGGATGAGTTTCAAGCAGCGCTTTTGGAGCATGGCTTAGATGAGCAGACGATAGATGCTCTCCCGGCAGTTTCTGAAGAGGAATTGAAGGAGATGATGGCGGGCTATGAGGAGGATAATCAACTTCAGGAGGCAGGAGAGCAGACTAATGGTGCAGAAGAGAAGAATAAGGACACTATGGAGCAGGCTCAGAAGCAGGGGACTCGTAAAAGGTTGTTCAAGTCATCAGTCATTGTTGCAGGAAGCACAAAGATGAGGAATGCAGTTGCGCTTGTATCCCCTCGCAAACGTGCAGCAGCCAGGATGGGGACTCGTAAAGGGGATACAAATAAGCAATTGGAGAGTAAGGGTTCGTCAAATCTGAGCTCTGGAAATCTGAAGATTTAA
- the LOC111201248 gene encoding uncharacterized protein LOC111201248, translated as MRNTLFTADRKLKWDSSTCATCCLCNIGDESRNHQFFQCVYSAEIWNSLTKGLLGQYFTTDWTSLVQVLANNDRDSQCQLIACYALHIAIHSVWKEGNRGNHGEPPLSATTLHKIIDKNIRNLLVLLVNSHEKQYEGLLQIWFGTKV; from the coding sequence ATGAGAAATACACTTTTTACTGCTGATCGTAAACTGAAGTGGGATAGTAGTACTTGCGCCACCTGTTGCCTCTGCAATATTGGAGATGAGTCACGAAACCACCAGTTTTTCCAATGTGTTTACTCTGCTGAGATATGGAACAGCTTAACTAAAGGTTTGCTGGGACAGTATTTCACCACGGACTGGACTTCTCTTGTTCAGGTTCTAGCCAACAACGATCGGGACAGCCAATGCCAGCTTATCGCTTGCTATGCTCTTCACATTGCTATCCATTCAGTTTGGAAGGAGGGGAATCGTGGCAACCACGGTGAACCTCCCTTATCTGCTACCACTCTGCACAAGATCATCGACAAGAACATCCGAAATCTTCTCGTCCTGTTAGTCAACTCCCACGAGAAGCAATATGAGGGGCTTCTTCAAATTTGGTTCGGTACCAAAGTTTAA
- the LOC106371619 gene encoding homeobox-leucine zipper protein REVOLUTA, whose translation MEMAVANHRERSSDSMNRHLDSSGKYVRYTAEQVEALERVYAECPKPSSLRRQQLIRECSILANIEPKQIKVWFQNRRCRDKQRKEASRLQSVNRKLSAMNKLLMEENDRLQKQVSQLVCENGYMKQQLTTTVVNDPSCDSVVTTPQHSLRDANSPAGLLSIAEETLAEFLSKATGTAVDWVQMPGMKPGPDSVGIFAISQRCSGVAARACGLVSLEPVKIAEILKDRPSWFRDCRSLEVFTMFPAGNGGTIELVYMQTYAPTTLAPARDFWTLRYTTSLDNGSFVVCERSLSGSGAGPNAASASQFVRAEMLSSGYLIRPCDGGGSIIHIVDHLNLEAWSVPDVLRPLYESSKVVAQKMTISALRYIRQLAQESNGELVYGLGRQPAVLRTFSQRLSRGFNDAVNGFGDDGWSTMHCDGAEDIIVAINSTKHLNNMSNSLSFLGGVLCAKASMLLQNVPPAVLIRFLREHRSEWADFNVDAYSAATLKAGSFAYPGMRPTRFTGSQIIMPLGHTIEHEEMLEVVRLEGHSLAQEDAFMSRDVHLLQICTGIDENAVGACSELIFAPINEMFPDDAPLVPSGFRVIPVDAKTGDAQDLLTANHRTLDLTSSLEVGPTPETASGNSSSSSSSRCILTIAFQFPFENNLQDNVAGMACQYVRSVISSVQRVAMAISPSGISPSLGSKLSPGSPEAVTLAQWISQSYTHHLGSELLTVDSLGSNDSVLKLLWDHQDAILCCSLKPQPVFMFANQAGLDMLETTLVALQDITLEKIFDESGRKALCSDFAKLMQQGYACLPSGICLSTMGRHVTYEQAVAWKVFAPAASSSENNDGNDNTLHCLAFSFVNWSFV comes from the exons atggagatggcGGTGGCGAATCACCGAGAGAGAAGCAGTGATAGCATGAACAGACATTTAGACAGCAGCGGCAAGTACGTCAGGTACACGGCTGAGCAAGTCGAGGCCCTCGAGCGTGTCTACGCCGAGTGTCCTAAGCCTAGCTCGCTCCGGAGACAGCAGTTGATCCGTGAATGTTCTATCTTGGCCAACATCGAGCCTAAGCAGATCAAAGTCTGGTTCCAAAACCGGAG GTGTCGAGATAAGCAGAGGAAAGAGGCGTCGAGGCTCCAGAGCGTAAACAGGAAGCTTTCGGCTATGAACAAGCTGTTGATGGAGGAGAATGATAGGTTGCAGAAGCAAGTTTCTCAGCTCGTCTGTGAAAATGGATATATGAAGCAGCAGCTTACTACTACTGTT GTGAATGATCCAAGCTGTGATTCTGTGGTGACAACTCCTCAGCATTCGCTTAGAGACGCTAATAGTCCTGCTGg aCTGCTCTCGATCGCAGAGGAGACATTGGCAGAGTTCCTATCCAAGGCTACAGGAACTGCTGTTGATTGGGTTCAGATGCCTGGGATGAAG CCTGGTCCGGATTCGGTTGGGATCTTTGCTATTTCGCAAAGATGCAGTGGGGTGGCAGCTCGAGCCTGTGGTCTTGTTAGTCTAGAGCCTGTCAAG ATTGCAGAGATCCTCAAAGATAGGCCATCTTGGTTCCGTGACTGTAGGAGCCTTGAAGTCTTCACTATGTTCCCTGCTGGTAATGGCGGCACCATTGAGCTCGTCTATATGCAG ACATATGCACCAACGACTCTGGCTCCTGCCCGCGATTTCTGGACCCTGAGATACACAACGAGCCTAGACAATGGCAGTTTTGTG gTTTGTGAGAGGTCACTCTCTGGTTCTGGTGCTGGTCCTAACGCTGCATCAGCTTCTCAGTTTGTAAGAGCAGAAATGCTTTCTAGTGGGTATCTAATAAGGCCTTGTGATGGTGGCGGTTCCATTATTCACATTGTGGATCACCTTAATCTTGAG GCTTGGAGTGTTCCTGATGTGCTTCGACCCCTTTACGAGTCATCTAAAGTCGTCGCACAGAAAATGACCATTTCC GCATTGAGGTATATCAGGCAACTAGCTCAGGAGTCTAATGGTGAATTAGTGTATGGATTAGGAAGACAGCCTGCTGTTTTAAGAACGTTTAGTCAAAGATTAAGCAG GGGATTTAATGATGCGGTTAATGGGTTTGGTGACGACGGATGGTCTACAATGCATTGTGATGGGGCTGAAGACATTATCGTTGCTATTAACTCTACAAAGCATTTGAATAATATGTCTAATTCTCTTTCCTTCCTTGGAGGTGTCCTTTGTGCCAAGGCTTCTATGCTTCTCCAA aatGTTCCTCCTGCGGTTTTGATCCGGTTTCTAAGAGAGCATCGGTCCGAGTGGGCTGACTTCAATGTTGATGCATATTCTGCTGCAACTCTTAAAGCTGGTTCTTTTGCTTATCCGGGGATGAGGCCTACAAGGTTCACCGGGAGCCAGATCATAATGCCTCTAGGACATACCATCGAACACGAAGAA ATGCTTGAAGTTGTTAGACTAGAAGGTCATTCTCTTGCACAAGAAGATGCGTTCATGTCCCGTGATGTCCATCTTCTTCAG ATATGTACTGGGATTGATGAGAACGCTGTTGGAGCATGTTCAGAACTAATATTTGCTCCCATCAATGAGATGTTCCCAGATGATGCTCCTCTTGTTCCTTCTGGATTCAGAGTCATACCCGTTGATGCTAAAACG GGAGATGCGCAAGATCTGTTGACAGCTAACCACCGAACGCTAGACTTAACTTCTAGCCTTGAAGTTGGTCCAACACCAGAGACCGCTTCTGGAAACTCTTCTTCTAGCTCAAGCTCAAGATGTATCCTCACCATCGCGTTTCAGTTCCCTTTTGAAAACAACTTGCAAGACAATGTTGCTGGCATGGCTTGTCAGTACGTGCGGAGCGTGATCTCATCGGTTCAACGTGTTGCAATGGCCATCTCACCCTCTGGGATAAGCCCAAGTCTGGGATCCAAACTGTCCCCGGGGTCTCCTGAAGCTGTTACTCTTGCCCAATGGATCTCACAAAGTTAcac TCACCACTTAGGCTCGGAGTTGCTGACGGTTGACTCGCTTGGAAGCAACGACTCGGTATTGAAACTTCTATGGGATCACCAAGATGCCATTTTGTGTTGCTCTTTAAAG CCTCAGCCAGTGTTTATGTTCGCGAACCAAGCTGGTTTAGACATGCTAGAGACAACACTTGTAGCCTTACAAGACATTACACTGGAAAAGATCTTTGATGAATCTGGTCGAAAGGCTCTCTGCTCTGATTTCGCCAAGCTGATGCAACAg GGATATGCATGCTTGCCTTCAGGGATCTGTTTGTCTACGATGGGAAGACATGTGACTTATGAACAAGCTGTTGCTTGGAAAGTGTTTGCTCCTGCTGCATCATCATCTGAAAACAACGACGGCAATGATAATACTTTGCATTGTCTTGCTTTCTCCTTTGTAAACTGGTCGTTTGTGTAA